Proteins from one Lonchura striata isolate bLonStr1 chromosome 6, bLonStr1.mat, whole genome shotgun sequence genomic window:
- the LOC144246358 gene encoding olfactory receptor 14C36-like — protein MSNSSSISHFLLLALADTRQLQLLHFCLFLGISLAALLGNGLIISAVACGHHLHTPMFFFLLNLALSDLGSICTIVPKAMHNSLWDTRNIPYKGCAAQVFLVIFFMGTEFCLLTIMCYDRYVSICKPLHYGTLLGSRACAHMAVAAWASAFLNALMHTANTFSLPLCRGNALGQFFCEIPQILKLSCSKSYLRELGLIAVSACLAFGCFVFIVFSYVQIFRAVLRIPSEQGRHKAFSTCLPHLAVVSLFVSTIIFAHLKPPSMSSPSLDLALTVLYSVVPPALNPLIYSLRNQELKAALWNLMTAYFQKH, from the coding sequence atgtccaacagcagctccatcagccacttcctcctgctggcactggcagacacgcggcagctgcagctcctgcacttctgcctcttcctgggcatctccctggctgccctcctgggcaacggcctcatcatcagcgccgtagcctgcggccaccacctgcacacgcccatgttcttcttcctgctcaacctggccctcagcgacctgggctccatctgcaccattgttcccaaagccatgcacaattccctctgggacaccaggaacatcccCTACaagggatgtgctgctcaggttTTTCTGGTCATCTTCTTCATGGGAACAGAGTTTtgcctcctgaccatcatgtgctacgaccgctacgtgtccatctgcaaacccctgcactacgggaccctcctgggcagcagagcttgtgcccacatggcagtagctgcctgggccagtgcctttctcaatgctctcatgcacacagccaatacattttccctgcccctttgccgtggcaatgccctgggccagttcttctgtgaaatcccccagatcctcaagctctcttGCTCCAAATCCTATCTTAGGGAACTCGGGCTCATTGCTGTTAGTGCCTGTTTGGCATTTggctgttttgtgttcattgttttctcctatgtgcagatcttcagggctgtgctgaggatcccctctgagcagggacggcacaaagccttttccacctgcctccctcacctggccgtggtctcccTGTTTGTCAGTACTATTATATTTGCTCACCTTAAACCCCCCTctatgtcctccccatccctggatctggccctgacAGTTCTGTACTCAGTagtgcccccagccctgaaccccctcatctacagcctgaggaaccaggagctcaaggctgcactGTGGAATCTGATGACTGCatattttcagaaacattaa